From Alteromonas sp. RKMC-009, one genomic window encodes:
- a CDS encoding nicotinate-nicotinamide nucleotide adenylyltransferase, with product MKVAVFGSAFNPPTKGHADAIESILAHANHYERVVLIPSFCHAFAKNMIDYSHRVAMLNAFVSDLQDDRIHALPVEHLISDGESPVYTYDVLSYLHNTQFSGDQLTFVIGPDNKANWPKFYKAQEIEEKWHVLVVPERQSIRSTMVREALAEGNAATSLITPSVADYINRHNLYA from the coding sequence ATGAAAGTAGCGGTGTTTGGTTCAGCGTTTAATCCGCCCACTAAGGGGCATGCTGATGCGATTGAATCGATTCTGGCACATGCAAATCACTATGAACGGGTAGTGCTCATCCCTTCTTTTTGCCACGCATTCGCGAAAAACATGATTGATTACAGTCACAGGGTTGCCATGCTGAATGCGTTCGTGAGTGATCTTCAGGATGACCGTATACATGCCCTGCCCGTTGAGCATCTCATCAGTGACGGTGAAAGCCCTGTGTACACCTACGATGTACTGTCTTACTTACACAATACGCAGTTTAGCGGCGATCAGCTTACTTTCGTTATCGGGCCGGACAACAAAGCAAACTGGCCGAAATTTTATAAAGCGCAGGAAATTGAAGAAAAGTGGCATGTTCTGGTGGTGCCTGAACGGCAATCTATCCGTTCAACCATGGTCCGTGAAGCGCTGGCAGAAGGTAATGCCGCAACATCCCTGATAACCCCTTCCGTGGCTGATTACATCAACAGGCATAATTTATATGCGTGA
- a CDS encoding NUDIX hydrolase, with protein sequence MRETAYPTPVCTIDAILFRIRADKLEVALIRRPADARVYANVLALPGGFVHTDRDQTLNDTLLRNLQSKVGLSPSYIAKLEFEGNISRDPEGWSITCPYLCLVDDSAPCLEHVHWHDVSDFLRDSPSLTLPFDHQQLIQKAFQRLYHRAKYSTEPNYFFKNPFTLSELQTVYEIVLGKPLHKKNFRDRIEESMSVEETGDSKIVKRSRAKLYTHKHPLKPHFFSRVMQGAFD encoded by the coding sequence ATGCGTGAAACTGCTTACCCGACCCCGGTATGTACCATTGATGCCATTTTATTTCGTATCCGTGCTGATAAGCTGGAAGTCGCCCTGATCCGCCGCCCTGCTGATGCGCGGGTATACGCCAACGTATTAGCATTGCCGGGGGGATTTGTTCATACCGACAGGGATCAGACACTCAACGACACACTCCTTCGCAATTTGCAGTCAAAGGTGGGCCTGAGCCCGTCTTATATCGCGAAACTGGAATTTGAAGGTAACATCAGCCGGGATCCGGAGGGATGGAGTATTACCTGTCCTTATTTGTGTCTGGTGGATGACTCAGCGCCGTGTCTTGAGCATGTTCACTGGCATGATGTCAGCGATTTTCTGCGTGATTCACCCTCACTGACACTGCCGTTTGACCATCAGCAACTTATACAGAAAGCCTTTCAACGGCTTTATCACCGCGCAAAATACAGTACCGAACCCAATTACTTTTTCAAGAATCCGTTTACCCTCTCAGAATTGCAAACGGTGTATGAAATCGTGCTTGGCAAACCCCTGCACAAAAAGAACTTCAGAGACCGGATTGAAGAAAGTATGTCAGTGGAAGAAACCGGTGACAGTAAAATTGTAAAACGAAGCCGGGCCAAACTTTACACCCACAAACACCCGCTAAAGCCCCACTTTTTCTCCCGGGTCATGCAAGGTGCGTTTGATTAA
- a CDS encoding isochorismatase family protein: MKIASVNVDPQKGFTPLCPDELPVPGGDEIVPALLAQNALADFIVGSSDSHCDAALFRVEKDDEQFQPLDHPNTDCTFKMHCKPGTKGFELLDGLPAPTEYDFFVWKGVAPDLHPYGACYHDLAEKLSTGLIEYLRCNDVTTVIVGGLATDFCVATTARQLQNTGRFTVILHVDACRGIAPDGIDTQIQSLKQSGVVIAATIDDVKKALAA; encoded by the coding sequence ATGAAAATTGCATCCGTTAATGTCGATCCGCAAAAAGGGTTTACCCCTTTATGCCCCGATGAACTGCCTGTTCCGGGCGGAGATGAAATCGTACCGGCGTTGCTGGCGCAAAATGCACTGGCGGATTTCATTGTGGGTTCCAGCGATTCCCATTGTGATGCAGCCTTGTTCCGGGTAGAGAAAGACGATGAACAGTTTCAACCGCTGGATCATCCGAATACCGATTGCACATTTAAAATGCACTGCAAGCCCGGTACGAAAGGCTTTGAGCTGCTTGACGGTTTACCTGCGCCCACAGAGTACGATTTTTTCGTCTGGAAAGGCGTGGCTCCCGACCTTCATCCCTATGGTGCTTGTTACCATGACCTGGCTGAAAAACTGTCCACGGGGTTAATCGAATACTTACGCTGCAATGACGTGACAACAGTAATTGTCGGTGGCCTGGCGACAGATTTCTGTGTCGCTACTACTGCGCGCCAGTTACAGAATACCGGCCGGTTTACTGTCATATTGCACGTGGATGCGTGCCGGGGCATTGCGCCTGACGGTATCGACACCCAAATTCAATCTCTTAAACAATCAGGAGTTGTCATCGCCGCTACTATCGACGATGTCAAAAAGGCCCTTGCTGCATAA